ACTCGACTACTTATGCCTCATCGCATGTGCGTGACGGTATTGATTTAAAACGCATTATGATTACCGTATGGATGTGTACGTTCCCAGCGATGTTTTGGGGTATGTATAACATCGGTCATCAAGCCTTAACGGCGGTGACGCAGCTTGGTCTACAGCCTGAAGGCTGGCGTACCATTATCACTGGCATGGTCGGTTACAACCCAGAGAGTATTTGGGCGTGCTTTGTTTATGGGGCGATGCAATTCTTACCGATTTATATCGTCACTTTTGCCGTGGGTATTTTCTGTGAGATTATCTTTGCCATTACTCGTGGACATGAAGTGAACGAAGGCTTCTTTGTCACGTCAGTACTGTATGCACTATGTTTGCCACCTGATATTCCATTATGGCAAGTTGCCTTAGGTATCATTTTCGGTGTCGTGGTTGCTAAAGAAGTATTCGGCGGAACCGGTAAAAACTTCCTCAACCCTGCCCTATCCGGTCGTGCATTCTTATACTTTGCTTATCCGGCTTATATGTCAGGCGATTCGGTATGGACAGCGGTTGACGGCTTTTCAGGTGCAACGCCGCTTGGTCTTGCCGCTCTTGGCGTAACACCAGATAAATTCGTTGATGTCTATGGTCAAGCCATTACGTGGAGCGATGCCTTCTTTGGCAATATCCAAGGTAGTATTGGCGAAGTATCAACCCTTGCTATTTTAATGGGTGCGGTTGTTCTGTTATGGACGCGGATTGCTTCATGGCGCATCATGTTAGGTTGCGTGATTGGTTTGATTGCCACGTCATCGGTCTTTAATATGATTGGCTCTGATA
This genomic window from Psychrobacter urativorans contains:
- a CDS encoding NADH:ubiquinone reductase (Na(+)-transporting) subunit B, which encodes MKFLHNMFDRMEPSFTKGGKHAKYYAIFEMFDTFLRQPNSTTYASSHVRDGIDLKRIMITVWMCTFPAMFWGMYNIGHQALTAVTQLGLQPEGWRTIITGMVGYNPESIWACFVYGAMQFLPIYIVTFAVGIFCEIIFAITRGHEVNEGFFVTSVLYALCLPPDIPLWQVALGIIFGVVVAKEVFGGTGKNFLNPALSGRAFLYFAYPAYMSGDSVWTAVDGFSGATPLGLAALGVTPDKFVDVYGQAITWSDAFFGNIQGSIGEVSTLAILMGAVVLLWTRIASWRIMLGCVIGLIATSSVFNMIGSDTNSMMNLPFYWHLVIGGFAFGAVFMATDPVSAAHTNKGRWAYGILIGFMTVLIRVVNPAFPEGIMLAILFANLFAPLFDYFVTQANIKRQTARRVRYVQAQK